From a single Cyclobacterium marinum DSM 745 genomic region:
- a CDS encoding response regulator → MEKVKNTTVVFVDDDRVQHMINKRILEKLKLKLDVYFFHNPLEALSWLSENYVDVILLDINMPEMDGWTFLGQMKAKGIKGDVKMLTASLDPEDLEKSKMFDQISSILIKPIKEEDYLKFLTN, encoded by the coding sequence GTGGAGAAAGTTAAAAATACAACTGTAGTTTTTGTTGATGATGACAGAGTCCAACACATGATCAATAAGCGGATATTAGAAAAGTTAAAATTGAAGTTGGACGTTTATTTTTTTCATAACCCTCTTGAGGCTTTAAGTTGGTTAAGTGAAAATTACGTTGATGTTATTTTGCTGGATATAAATATGCCTGAAATGGACGGCTGGACATTTTTAGGTCAAATGAAAGCCAAAGGTATTAAGGGAGATGTAAAAATGTTAACTGCATCATTGGATCCTGAAGACTTGGAAAAGAGCAAGATGTTTGATCAGATAAGTAGCATATTGATTAAGCCCATTAAAGAAGAGGATTATTTAAAGTTTTTGACCAATTAA
- a CDS encoding PD-(D/E)XK nuclease family protein, with the protein MEGFLKRTAAELLQRGVDIKNFEVVLPNRRAGLFFTKYLGQLVSRPTYMPKVITIEDFFYDIVGKRPADKLSLIYELYKVYKSISGSKEGFDRFYFWGEMILKDFNDLDQFLVNPEKLFVNLKEQKILESDWSFLSSEQIDLIQAFWASFESRDRFHQEKFLKFWDVLFPMYQGFNSSLDTLGLAYGGSIYREVVENLDKVASSGRKTIFVGFNAFTGAEEKLIKYFVQKFEAEIYWDIDQYYLDAKSQEAGMFFRDYRKDKILGPTFPEITPNKIVENDRHIKTYAIPLKINQANMVGAILETIPREEENWEETVVILPDEQLLFPVLNLLPDNVNKVNVTMGYPVKHTPIFTFLEAVVDLQRYSKIVNEELMFYYKPVKELLATVYLYDLAPEFSQHLIDEFSRNNTLYISSKVLREGGPLFAQVFQSMTTATLMDNMLALIKMLADPLEESSMERTYLFQCFKQMNRLKVIVDKEIKEEVSIAFLLRIFKQVFGEIKLPFKGEPLQGLQLMGVLESRNLDFKRVIICNMNEGSFPPSNSMNSMIPFNLRKAFGMPIQEQNDAIYAYTFYRLLHEAKEVHLLYTTAGEQGKVNEKSRYIHQLQIEMDQDGVQKEDTITHIPVNLSPTRAIVIEKDKSIIDHLKNYTKPLNSEWEPVSFSPSALNVWLDCRLKFYLSYIAGIDVPEEVQEEVDPAIFGNLVHKSLENLYMGYIERKKRKVLQVSDIEELKDFIYPAVMKAIKEQYFLEEENPQLTGQLVIARDVLQKYLQGVLTKDKLSAPFEIISLEAGKKYRAFVPIEFHGEEVLVALGGIIDRVDRIGDTVRLIDYKSGQDKKTFKSVESLFDRESSDRNKAAMQTFFYGLLYEANFPDNQYFLKPALFNLRDIFKDDFNPYLQENYGYRKYREVNNYADYRNDFVSGLRSLLEEIFDPNQVFDQTTDLQKCGYCPYAAICSR; encoded by the coding sequence ATGGAAGGTTTTTTAAAGCGTACTGCAGCGGAATTACTGCAGAGAGGAGTAGATATTAAAAATTTTGAGGTTGTTTTGCCTAATCGAAGAGCAGGTTTGTTTTTCACAAAGTACCTGGGACAATTGGTTTCTCGACCTACCTATATGCCTAAGGTGATTACTATAGAGGATTTTTTCTATGATATTGTAGGCAAAAGGCCTGCTGATAAATTAAGCCTAATTTATGAGTTGTATAAGGTTTATAAGTCTATTTCCGGTAGTAAAGAGGGGTTTGATAGATTTTATTTTTGGGGTGAGATGATTCTCAAAGATTTTAATGATCTGGATCAATTTTTGGTTAATCCTGAAAAATTATTTGTTAACCTTAAGGAACAGAAAATTCTTGAAAGTGACTGGAGTTTCCTCTCTTCAGAACAAATTGATTTGATACAGGCCTTTTGGGCATCATTTGAAAGCAGAGATAGGTTCCATCAAGAGAAATTCCTGAAATTTTGGGATGTCCTTTTCCCCATGTATCAGGGCTTTAATTCTTCCTTAGATACATTGGGTTTGGCCTATGGAGGGAGTATTTATCGGGAAGTGGTGGAAAATTTGGATAAGGTAGCATCTTCAGGTAGGAAGACTATTTTTGTAGGATTCAATGCGTTTACAGGAGCAGAAGAAAAACTAATTAAGTATTTCGTTCAAAAATTTGAAGCAGAAATATATTGGGATATTGATCAGTATTACCTTGATGCGAAGAGTCAGGAAGCAGGCATGTTTTTTAGAGATTATCGAAAGGATAAAATTCTCGGCCCTACTTTTCCTGAAATTACCCCAAACAAAATTGTGGAGAATGATAGGCATATTAAAACCTATGCCATTCCTTTAAAAATTAATCAAGCCAATATGGTAGGGGCGATTTTGGAAACCATCCCCCGGGAGGAAGAAAACTGGGAAGAGACAGTGGTAATTCTACCGGATGAACAACTTCTTTTTCCAGTATTGAACCTTTTGCCCGACAATGTGAATAAGGTAAATGTTACCATGGGGTATCCTGTCAAACATACCCCCATTTTTACTTTTTTGGAAGCGGTTGTAGATTTACAGAGGTATAGTAAAATAGTGAATGAGGAGTTAATGTTTTACTATAAGCCTGTCAAAGAATTATTGGCTACTGTTTATTTATACGACCTTGCACCAGAATTTTCTCAACATTTAATTGATGAATTTTCCAGGAACAATACATTGTATATTTCTTCAAAGGTTTTAAGAGAAGGTGGTCCTTTGTTTGCTCAAGTCTTTCAATCGATGACCACTGCTACCTTGATGGATAATATGCTAGCACTAATCAAGATGCTGGCAGATCCTTTGGAAGAAAGTAGCATGGAGCGAACTTACCTGTTTCAGTGTTTCAAACAAATGAATAGGTTGAAGGTGATTGTGGATAAGGAGATTAAAGAAGAAGTTAGTATTGCCTTCCTGCTAAGGATTTTTAAACAAGTCTTCGGAGAAATCAAGCTTCCATTTAAAGGCGAACCATTGCAAGGCTTGCAATTAATGGGGGTGCTGGAATCGAGAAACCTGGATTTTAAAAGGGTTATCATTTGCAATATGAATGAAGGGAGTTTTCCTCCTTCCAATTCAATGAATTCTATGATTCCTTTTAATTTGAGGAAAGCATTTGGTATGCCTATTCAAGAACAAAATGATGCTATTTATGCTTATACATTTTATCGACTTTTGCATGAAGCTAAGGAGGTTCATTTGCTTTATACCACTGCAGGAGAACAAGGCAAAGTCAATGAGAAAAGTCGATATATCCATCAGCTTCAGATAGAGATGGATCAGGATGGGGTGCAGAAAGAAGATACCATTACCCATATTCCTGTAAATTTATCACCGACTAGGGCTATTGTAATCGAGAAGGACAAGTCAATTATAGACCATCTTAAGAACTACACAAAGCCATTAAATAGTGAATGGGAACCTGTGTCTTTTTCTCCATCAGCACTGAATGTTTGGCTAGATTGCAGGCTTAAATTTTACCTTAGCTATATTGCGGGCATTGATGTTCCCGAAGAGGTGCAAGAAGAAGTGGATCCGGCCATATTTGGCAACCTTGTCCACAAGTCATTGGAAAACTTGTACATGGGGTATATAGAAAGGAAAAAGCGAAAGGTTTTACAGGTTAGCGATATTGAGGAGCTTAAGGATTTTATCTATCCGGCAGTAATGAAAGCCATAAAGGAACAATATTTCCTCGAAGAGGAAAATCCCCAACTGACAGGTCAACTTGTAATCGCCAGAGATGTTTTACAGAAATATTTACAGGGGGTTTTAACCAAAGATAAGTTGTCCGCACCCTTTGAAATAATATCACTTGAAGCCGGAAAAAAATACCGTGCATTTGTTCCAATTGAGTTTCATGGTGAGGAAGTCTTGGTAGCCTTAGGGGGAATTATTGATAGAGTGGATAGAATAGGGGATACAGTACGATTAATAGATTATAAATCCGGACAAGATAAAAAGACTTTTAAATCGGTAGAAAGTCTATTTGACAGGGAAAGTTCTGATCGAAATAAGGCTGCCATGCAGACCTTCTTTTATGGTTTGTTATATGAGGCCAACTTTCCGGATAATCAATATTTTTTAAAACCTGCATTGTTTAATTTGCGTGATATATTTAAAGATGATTTTAACCCTTACCTGCAAGAAAATTATGGGTACAGAAAATACCGTGAAGTGAATAATTACGCCGATTATAGGAATGATTTTGTTTCGGGTTTAAGAAGTTTGCTTGAAGAGATTTTTGATCCGAATCAGGTTTTTGATCAAACCACCGATTTACAAAAATGCGGATACTGTCCTTACGCAGCAATCTGCTCCCGTTAA
- a CDS encoding UvrD-helicase domain-containing protein translates to MITEAPLQIYKSSAGSGKTYTLTTAYLKLALESPTAFTRILAVTFTNKATQEMKDRIIKELKRLKSGVDPNETMHRELLEKWQLSPKELSERATQVLTTILHDFGSFSVSTIDSFFQKVIRAFAREIDLQAKFDVELDLDGVMTRMVDRLMLRVAEDPELHRWMVEFSISKVTEGKSWDVRKSIEDLGKKIFLEDFKIVQKEVGVFLENPHTFKAFKEFIFGQKQVIIDKATELKTTAQAIRDNNGLSWEDFSGGTRSFSKNFDQLGKKEDPIPLLTDAQEKFLLGPEKWYTKTSKCKAAIESAYAEGLSEILHQFKPLKRSWNTLDAIAKNLYTFGLFGYLLRELKELKEEENLLLISETNDFLKSITSDNDTPFIYEKVGNRYQHFLLDEFQDTSGFQWASFRPLLLNTLSMGKTNLVVGDVKQSIYRWRGGEMRLLMNQVEKDLGGFGIDVKKLDTNFRSLPNIVAFNNTLFSKLSKLLSDHLKTVLDDASMDRIEQAYGDVLQKIAPGQKAKGVEGKVIVSFIETDKETKYNDEILKILPEKVEELLDQGYQLKDIAILVRKNDQAASIADAFMSYAEKNKDNGYRYDVLSDEALFLHKASVVKCLLAALEIVNDAEDSLAEKTFWIQLARIRDIPFNHVLFRKDSLPEEFKGIRERFFQQLSIFRKLPLMDLVEAIIDLADLNDGAGELAYLSGFKEAVYDFIGKNRADLGGFLNWWEQKGNKRTVKIPEEFDAIRIQTIHKSKGLQYKVVLLPYLDWKLFDTGKENIIWTKYDWDETLPPAIVPLSVRSQLKDSAFSTAYLEENLMNHLDSLNMLYVGFTRAEEVLVAMAPYKDSKNKDNLTTVADLLREVMKFRAPENDLLDFEKYYNNEEKKFELGVWHQNESNEKALPPPQPMVWKYRPWEKSLEVKQAFGEFETSEIVSKRAYGVLVHRIIEKSRTKKDFFLELQSMFFDGVITEEERELLEGQFNSLCQIEVFNSWFDGSGQVLTEQGIFLPGGEHKRPDRIIYYKKEIAVIDFKTGEKRTSHASQVSEYVKLVKDIEKGMPVQGYICYIESSTIEKVL, encoded by the coding sequence ATGATTACAGAAGCTCCTTTACAAATTTATAAATCTTCCGCAGGTTCCGGAAAAACCTATACCCTCACAACCGCTTATTTGAAATTGGCTCTTGAATCTCCGACTGCTTTTACTCGGATTTTGGCGGTTACCTTTACCAATAAGGCTACTCAAGAAATGAAGGACAGGATTATTAAAGAGCTAAAAAGACTTAAGAGTGGGGTGGATCCGAATGAAACCATGCACAGAGAACTCTTGGAGAAATGGCAATTGTCTCCTAAGGAATTGTCCGAAAGGGCGACACAAGTGTTGACCACAATTCTTCATGATTTTGGATCTTTTTCGGTGAGTACAATTGATAGTTTTTTTCAAAAGGTTATCCGAGCATTCGCTAGGGAAATCGATTTACAAGCTAAATTTGATGTCGAGTTAGACCTGGATGGGGTCATGACTCGAATGGTAGATAGACTAATGTTACGGGTAGCAGAAGACCCGGAGTTACACAGGTGGATGGTTGAGTTTTCTATCAGCAAGGTGACAGAAGGAAAATCCTGGGACGTTAGAAAATCTATTGAGGACTTAGGAAAAAAAATATTTTTAGAAGACTTTAAAATTGTCCAAAAAGAAGTGGGAGTCTTTTTGGAGAATCCCCATACTTTTAAAGCGTTTAAGGAATTTATATTTGGGCAGAAACAGGTCATTATTGATAAGGCTACAGAACTTAAGACTACAGCTCAGGCCATCCGAGATAACAATGGGCTTTCTTGGGAAGATTTTTCCGGTGGGACTAGGTCTTTCAGTAAAAATTTTGATCAATTAGGGAAAAAGGAAGATCCGATTCCTCTGCTTACAGATGCCCAAGAAAAGTTTCTCCTTGGGCCGGAAAAGTGGTACACCAAAACAAGTAAATGTAAAGCTGCTATTGAGTCTGCCTATGCAGAAGGTTTAAGTGAAATTTTGCATCAGTTTAAACCTCTTAAAAGGAGCTGGAATACCTTAGATGCGATAGCTAAAAATTTGTACACTTTTGGTTTATTTGGCTATTTGTTAAGGGAACTGAAGGAATTGAAAGAGGAAGAGAATTTGCTATTGATCTCAGAAACAAATGATTTTCTAAAATCCATTACAAGTGACAATGACACTCCATTCATCTATGAAAAAGTAGGCAATCGATACCAACATTTTTTACTGGATGAATTTCAGGATACTTCAGGTTTTCAATGGGCAAGTTTTCGTCCGCTATTGCTAAATACTCTTTCTATGGGTAAAACAAATTTGGTGGTCGGTGATGTTAAGCAATCCATTTACCGCTGGAGAGGAGGGGAAATGCGGCTACTCATGAATCAAGTCGAGAAAGACCTTGGAGGTTTTGGGATAGATGTTAAAAAGTTGGATACCAACTTTAGAAGTTTGCCTAATATTGTAGCCTTTAACAATACATTGTTTTCAAAATTGTCAAAGTTGCTAAGTGATCATTTAAAAACGGTCTTAGATGACGCATCAATGGACAGAATTGAGCAAGCCTATGGTGATGTTTTGCAGAAAATTGCTCCCGGGCAAAAAGCCAAAGGAGTGGAAGGAAAGGTAATCGTGTCATTTATTGAAACTGATAAGGAAACGAAATACAATGATGAAATCCTGAAAATATTACCGGAGAAGGTTGAGGAATTATTAGATCAAGGCTACCAATTGAAAGATATAGCCATTTTGGTGCGGAAAAATGATCAAGCTGCTTCAATCGCAGATGCCTTTATGTCCTATGCGGAAAAAAATAAAGATAATGGTTATAGATATGATGTGCTTTCTGATGAAGCCTTATTCCTTCACAAGGCATCTGTTGTCAAATGCCTATTGGCGGCCTTAGAAATTGTAAATGATGCAGAAGATTCGCTGGCTGAAAAAACTTTTTGGATACAATTGGCAAGAATAAGAGATATCCCTTTTAATCATGTATTGTTTAGAAAAGATAGTTTACCAGAAGAATTTAAAGGGATAAGAGAAAGATTTTTCCAACAGTTATCCATCTTCAGGAAGTTGCCACTAATGGACTTGGTAGAAGCAATTATCGATTTGGCAGATTTGAATGATGGAGCTGGTGAACTAGCATATTTGTCAGGCTTTAAAGAAGCTGTATATGATTTTATCGGTAAAAACAGGGCTGATTTGGGAGGCTTCCTTAATTGGTGGGAGCAAAAAGGAAATAAAAGAACGGTGAAAATTCCTGAAGAGTTTGATGCAATTCGAATTCAAACCATTCATAAATCTAAGGGTTTGCAATATAAGGTTGTGCTATTACCTTACCTGGATTGGAAATTGTTTGATACCGGAAAAGAAAACATTATTTGGACCAAGTACGATTGGGATGAGACTTTACCTCCGGCGATTGTGCCTTTGTCCGTGAGATCTCAATTAAAAGATTCTGCATTTTCAACTGCCTATTTAGAAGAGAACCTAATGAATCATCTTGATTCTTTAAATATGCTTTATGTGGGCTTCACCAGAGCAGAAGAAGTGCTTGTGGCAATGGCTCCTTATAAAGATTCCAAAAACAAGGATAATTTAACTACAGTGGCTGACTTACTACGTGAAGTGATGAAATTTAGAGCCCCGGAGAATGATTTGTTGGATTTTGAAAAGTATTATAATAATGAGGAAAAGAAATTTGAATTAGGAGTCTGGCACCAAAACGAATCCAATGAAAAGGCCTTACCCCCACCTCAGCCCATGGTATGGAAGTATAGACCCTGGGAAAAATCTCTGGAAGTCAAGCAGGCATTCGGAGAATTTGAAACTTCAGAAATTGTATCTAAAAGAGCTTACGGGGTACTGGTACACCGGATTATTGAAAAATCAAGGACCAAAAAGGACTTTTTTCTGGAATTACAAAGTATGTTCTTTGATGGTGTAATTACTGAAGAGGAGAGAGAATTGTTGGAAGGCCAGTTCAATAGCCTTTGCCAAATAGAAGTTTTTAATTCTTGGTTTGATGGTTCAGGACAGGTACTTACAGAGCAAGGTATATTTCTTCCTGGAGGAGAGCACAAACGGCCGGATAGAATTATTTATTATAAGAAAGAGATAGCAGTTATAGATTTCAAAACCGGAGAAAAGAGAACTTCTCATGCTTCACAGGTTTCGGAGTATGTCAAGCTGGTAAAAGACATTGAAAAGGGGATGCCAGTACAAGGATATATTTGTTACATAGAAAGTAGCACCATTGAAAAAGTTTTATAA
- a CDS encoding YdcF family protein: MPFNICLTLILLGLVFKRKRWGKILLPAGIILLLFFSNGYIANLVMHNWEPQPKELSSLPSYELGIVLTGVTNINMLPKDRTYFTRGADRATHTVQLYKMGKIKKILITGGLGYDPVHPLSEAESLRDFMIWAGVKETDIITETKAVNTRENALFSEEIISSKKIGLKPSDKLLLITSAFHMKRAKACFLKVGLNPDTFPVDFYGKVPRLNFKSIVQPDVGSLVAWHKLTKEWVGIAVYSLVGYI; this comes from the coding sequence ATGCCTTTCAATATTTGCTTAACCCTTATCCTTTTGGGCTTGGTTTTTAAACGAAAACGCTGGGGTAAAATACTTTTACCGGCTGGAATAATTTTGCTTCTATTTTTTTCCAACGGGTATATCGCCAATTTGGTAATGCATAATTGGGAACCCCAACCCAAAGAACTTTCTTCTTTGCCTAGCTATGAATTGGGTATCGTACTGACAGGTGTGACCAATATTAATATGCTTCCTAAAGACCGAACCTATTTTACCCGGGGAGCCGACAGGGCCACCCACACTGTACAGTTGTATAAAATGGGGAAAATTAAAAAAATACTAATTACAGGTGGCTTGGGTTATGACCCAGTTCACCCCCTGTCAGAAGCAGAATCGTTAAGGGATTTTATGATATGGGCAGGTGTGAAAGAAACAGACATTATTACAGAAACCAAAGCTGTAAACACGCGGGAAAATGCTTTGTTTAGCGAGGAAATTATTAGCTCAAAAAAAATCGGATTAAAGCCCTCAGATAAGTTGCTATTGATCACTTCAGCATTTCACATGAAACGAGCCAAAGCCTGTTTTTTAAAGGTTGGATTAAACCCCGATACTTTCCCCGTAGATTTTTATGGAAAAGTACCGAGGCTGAATTTCAAATCAATCGTTCAACCTGACGTAGGCTCATTGGTCGCCTGGCATAAATTAACCAAAGAATGGGTTGGGATAGCTGTTTATTCCCTCGTAGGATATATATAA
- a CDS encoding CBS domain-containing protein: MVKSFQGVRQAPPKISDQPILVKDFMTTNLITFSAEDTIDHVITVLTRKRISGAPVVDDNGRLVGMISEGDCLKEIIKGQYTNTPKFPASVAEHMTTEVFTLPPEISIFDAADRFLTLKIRRFPVVKDQKLIGQISVSDIVRAMPKLKASTW, translated from the coding sequence ATGGTAAAAAGTTTTCAGGGGGTTAGACAAGCCCCACCAAAAATTAGTGATCAACCGATTTTGGTCAAGGATTTTATGACCACAAATTTGATCACCTTTAGTGCAGAGGATACCATAGATCATGTCATCACGGTTCTAACAAGAAAGAGAATTTCAGGCGCGCCGGTAGTAGATGATAATGGTAGACTTGTAGGTATGATTTCTGAAGGAGATTGCCTTAAAGAAATCATTAAAGGTCAATATACTAATACGCCTAAATTTCCTGCATCTGTAGCTGAGCATATGACGACAGAGGTATTTACCTTGCCACCGGAGATTTCGATTTTTGATGCTGCAGATCGGTTTTTAACCTTGAAAATTAGAAGATTTCCAGTGGTCAAAGACCAAAAGTTGATAGGTCAAATAAGTGTTAGTGACATTGTAAGAGCTATGCCTAAATTAAAGGCGTCCACCTGGTAG
- a CDS encoding copper homeostasis protein CutC, producing the protein MKKILLESPVYTLEAALLAAENGVDRLELCADFGEGGTTPSLGLLKVIKSKVDVPVFVMIRPRGGDFIYNDLEISVMKEDIKSFLSHGADGFVFGILNKEGEVNKTACQQLISSAGEKPCTFHRAFDVLEDKKGALEQIIQLGFKRILTSGGENSVMEGLPLILELLMQANGRIIILPGGGLMLQDIADLNMTGLLKEIHASCKQFRPSSMPQGINEHLRLSQMEEIEGKVLTIDPQIMAALVGYLNNL; encoded by the coding sequence ATGAAAAAGATTTTGTTAGAGTCACCGGTATATACCTTAGAAGCAGCATTACTTGCGGCAGAAAATGGGGTGGATAGATTGGAGCTATGTGCTGATTTTGGAGAAGGAGGTACGACCCCTAGTCTAGGTTTATTAAAGGTGATAAAAAGTAAGGTCGATGTGCCTGTTTTCGTGATGATCAGACCTAGAGGGGGGGACTTTATCTATAACGATCTTGAGATATCGGTTATGAAAGAAGATATTAAATCTTTTTTATCTCATGGGGCTGATGGATTTGTTTTTGGTATTTTGAACAAAGAGGGAGAGGTAAACAAAACAGCTTGCCAGCAACTTATCAGTTCCGCCGGAGAAAAACCATGCACTTTTCATAGGGCTTTTGATGTGTTGGAAGATAAGAAAGGTGCGCTGGAACAAATAATACAGTTGGGGTTTAAGAGAATTTTGACATCTGGTGGAGAAAACAGTGTGATGGAAGGATTGCCACTAATTTTGGAATTACTTATGCAAGCCAATGGTCGGATAATAATTTTACCCGGTGGAGGTTTAATGCTCCAAGATATAGCTGATTTAAATATGACAGGGCTCCTAAAAGAAATACACGCTTCCTGTAAACAATTCAGGCCTTCATCTATGCCACAGGGTATAAATGAACATTTGAGGCTATCTCAAATGGAAGAAATAGAAGGAAAGGTATTGACTATAGATCCCCAAATAATGGCAGCCCTAGTTGGGTATTTGAATAACCTATGA
- a CDS encoding isoaspartyl peptidase/L-asparaginase family protein → MKSRREFLQRALLSSFIISPFANQVKAYAGTDKLNRNINQKGAQVLSTWNHGMAANDKAWSILSANGDALDAVEEGVKVTEIDKKVLSVGLNGIPDREGVVTLDASIMKGDGSCGSVAFVRQVKHPITLARMVMEKTPHVMLVGEGARQFAIQEGMSLEEEVLSAGAEKAYNNWKKNAQYKPIINVENHDTIGMIGLDASGKLAGSCTTSGLGYKMHGRVGDSPIIGAGLFVDEAVGAATATGLGEEVIRICGSFLIVELMRQGRTPQEACEEAVKRAVSKCKDLDNTQIGFLALNKEGEFGAYSIRPGFNFARHHASEQSLIDANSWFK, encoded by the coding sequence ATGAAAAGCAGACGGGAATTTCTTCAAAGAGCATTACTTTCTTCCTTCATTATTAGTCCATTTGCAAATCAAGTGAAGGCATATGCAGGTACCGATAAATTAAATAGAAATATCAATCAGAAAGGGGCCCAAGTATTATCCACCTGGAATCATGGTATGGCTGCTAATGACAAGGCCTGGAGTATTTTATCCGCCAATGGGGATGCATTGGATGCTGTAGAAGAGGGAGTCAAGGTGACGGAAATTGACAAAAAGGTGCTATCAGTAGGACTTAATGGGATTCCTGACAGGGAAGGTGTCGTCACGCTGGATGCCTCTATCATGAAAGGAGATGGATCTTGTGGTTCCGTTGCATTTGTGAGACAAGTGAAGCATCCCATCACTTTAGCTCGAATGGTCATGGAAAAAACACCTCATGTTATGTTGGTGGGTGAAGGGGCTAGGCAGTTTGCCATTCAAGAAGGAATGTCTTTAGAAGAAGAAGTGTTAAGTGCCGGGGCAGAAAAAGCTTACAATAATTGGAAAAAAAACGCTCAATACAAGCCTATAATAAATGTTGAAAATCATGATACTATAGGAATGATCGGTTTGGATGCATCGGGTAAGTTGGCGGGTTCTTGTACCACAAGTGGCTTGGGATACAAAATGCATGGCAGAGTAGGAGATAGTCCTATCATAGGTGCAGGTTTATTTGTGGATGAAGCCGTTGGGGCTGCAACGGCCACAGGTCTGGGTGAGGAAGTCATTCGCATCTGCGGTTCCTTTTTAATTGTAGAATTAATGCGGCAAGGGAGAACGCCTCAAGAGGCATGCGAAGAGGCTGTAAAAAGGGCAGTTAGTAAGTGTAAAGATTTGGACAATACTCAGATTGGATTCTTAGCTTTAAATAAAGAAGGTGAATTTGGTGCTTATTCTATCAGGCCCGGGTTTAATTTTGCTCGACACCATGCATCTGAACAATCCTTGATTGACGCAAATAGCTGGTTTAAATAG